From one Peptoniphilaceae bacterium AMB_02 genomic stretch:
- the tadA gene encoding tRNA adenosine(34) deaminase TadA gives MDHEFFMNIAIEEAMKAARIGEVPVGAVIVKDGEVIARGYNRVEIDNDATAHAELIAIKEASKKLGVWRLSGCTIYVTLEPCAMCAGAMVHSRIDKLIVGTDDYKRGCAGTVIDLLNFEPFNHKVEVKKGVLAHKCSQILSEFFENLRRSRKEL, from the coding sequence ATGGATCACGAATTTTTTATGAATATTGCAATCGAAGAAGCTATGAAAGCTGCTAGAATAGGAGAAGTACCGGTTGGAGCAGTCATTGTAAAAGACGGAGAAGTAATTGCAAGAGGATATAATAGAGTGGAAATAGACAATGATGCGACGGCTCATGCAGAACTGATTGCCATTAAAGAAGCTTCGAAAAAACTTGGAGTTTGGCGTCTTTCCGGATGCACTATATACGTTACTCTTGAGCCTTGTGCCATGTGTGCAGGGGCAATGGTTCATTCCCGAATTGATAAGTTAATTGTAGGAACTGATGATTATAAAAGAGGATGCGCTGGAACCGTAATCGATCTATTGAACTTTGAACCTTTTAACCATAAGGTGGAAGTAAAAAAAGGAGTGCTAGCCCATAAATGCAGTCAAATACTATCAGAATTCTTTGAAAATTTGAGAAGGAGTAGGAAAGAACTTTAG
- the hisC gene encoding histidinol-phosphate transaminase: protein MIEKFLNKNLLNFESYLAKMPNEKILLASNENPYNLIEDEEFNSGYMEVLNQLKLNRYPDPNADELRNELAVYTNTKAENIIVGNGADEVIDMILATFINPGDVVITHSPSFEMYTISAKAKGARCVGVSDLDHRIDTDGIIENANFLKAKLIFLCVPNNPTGYCVPKSEVQRIIDETKALVVLDMAYIEFSEEDYADLVLNDRVIRLRTLSKAFGLASLRVGYGLACPEIIKAINLVKPPYNLNQLSQNLAKYTLKNRVKLEGVMNILKEEKEKLYREIVKLENVETFPTGSNFFLIKINESKTELFNKLLEEADIRVRMYPKDSNLGGYYRINVGKPEENEVLLRVLKNIG from the coding sequence ATGATTGAAAAATTCCTTAATAAAAATCTACTTAACTTTGAAAGTTACTTGGCCAAGATGCCAAACGAGAAGATACTTCTGGCGTCAAATGAAAATCCATACAATTTAATTGAGGATGAAGAATTTAATAGTGGGTATATGGAAGTGCTAAATCAACTTAAACTAAACAGATACCCTGATCCGAATGCAGACGAGTTAAGGAACGAACTTGCAGTATATACAAATACGAAAGCGGAAAACATAATTGTAGGAAATGGTGCCGATGAAGTAATAGATATGATACTTGCAACCTTTATTAATCCCGGTGATGTTGTAATAACTCATAGTCCAAGCTTTGAAATGTACACAATCTCAGCAAAAGCAAAAGGTGCAAGATGTGTTGGTGTTTCGGACCTTGACCATAGAATCGATACCGATGGAATCATAGAAAACGCAAACTTTTTAAAAGCAAAACTTATTTTTCTATGTGTTCCAAACAATCCAACCGGATACTGTGTTCCGAAAAGTGAAGTTCAAAGGATAATAGACGAAACAAAAGCTCTCGTCGTCCTAGACATGGCATATATCGAATTTTCTGAAGAGGACTATGCTGATCTTGTATTAAATGACAGAGTGATTAGACTTCGAACTTTGTCTAAAGCATTTGGACTTGCATCACTCAGAGTTGGATACGGATTAGCATGTCCGGAGATAATAAAGGCTATAAACCTGGTAAAGCCACCTTACAATCTAAACCAACTCAGTCAAAACCTTGCCAAATATACACTTAAAAATAGAGTGAAATTGGAAGGTGTAATGAATATCCTAAAGGAAGAAAAGGAAAAACTGTACAGAGAAATAGTAAAACTGGAAAATGTAGAAACATTCCCGACAGGATCCAACTTCTTCCTTATAAAAATAAATGAAAGTAAAACAGAACTCTTTAATAAATTATTGGAAGAGGCAGATATAAGAGTTAGAATGTATCCGAAGGATTCAAACTTGGGCGGATATTATAGAATAAATGTAGGTAAACCGGAAGAAAATGAAGTGCTGTTAAGAGTGTTAAAGAATATTGGATAG
- a CDS encoding branched-chain amino acid ABC transporter permease → MELLLQIINGLSIGSIYALVSLGYTMVYGIAKLINFAHGDIIMIGAYTSLMMIPVFAKYNLPLWLTVVPAIILCVILGVLIERICYRPLRNSPRIANLITAIGVSLLLQNVVMKIFGPDFKSYPKLFDFPPLVIGRVRLGINVIITILLTVILTILLQLFMQKTKYGKAMLATSENYEASKLVGINIDSTIMLTFAIGSGLAAVASILYVSSYPQVQPQMGSMLGIKAFVAAVLGGIGIIPGAVLGGFILGIAETLTRAYISSQLADAIVFGILILVLLVKPTGILGKDLKEKV, encoded by the coding sequence ATGGAGCTGCTATTACAAATTATAAACGGATTATCTATAGGTAGTATCTATGCTCTGGTTTCACTTGGTTATACCATGGTTTACGGTATAGCTAAACTGATCAACTTTGCACATGGTGATATCATCATGATCGGAGCATATACTTCACTGATGATGATACCAGTATTTGCAAAATACAATTTACCGCTTTGGTTAACAGTGGTACCCGCAATTATTTTATGTGTTATTCTAGGAGTTCTAATTGAGAGAATATGTTATAGACCTTTAAGGAATTCACCTAGAATTGCAAACCTCATAACGGCAATAGGTGTAAGTTTGCTACTGCAAAATGTAGTAATGAAAATCTTTGGACCTGACTTTAAATCATATCCTAAACTATTTGACTTCCCTCCACTTGTCATTGGCAGGGTTAGATTAGGAATAAATGTAATAATAACCATTTTACTAACAGTTATACTGACCATCTTATTACAACTATTTATGCAAAAGACAAAATATGGTAAGGCAATGCTTGCGACAAGCGAGAATTACGAAGCATCTAAACTTGTAGGAATCAATATAGATTCTACAATTATGCTTACATTTGCCATTGGAAGTGGACTAGCTGCTGTAGCCTCAATACTATATGTTTCTTCCTATCCACAAGTACAGCCTCAAATGGGTTCCATGCTTGGAATCAAAGCGTTCGTAGCGGCTGTTTTGGGAGGAATAGGAATAATACCCGGAGCGGTTTTAGGTGGATTCATACTGGGGATAGCAGAGACTTTAACAAGAGCGTATATATCGTCTCAACTTGCTGATGCAATAGTGTTTGGTATACTGATACTCGTTCTATTGGTAAAACCGACAGGAATACTGGGCAAGGACTTAAAGGAGAAGGTATAG
- the hisG gene encoding ATP phosphoribosyltransferase has translation MNYEVAGSSTLIGDSIKRLREVTGALIEESEKLGYEEIIMPNFEDYDLYKNHRGIDRLKMVKTIDNDGRVLVLRPDATIGITRYVCNNFPISEAPVKLFYISTIFREFKGVKKTGRDFIQGGVEYFGVDDISCEEEIIQLAVNIIRKININNLQLGLGSAAYLSGFLSTLKLSKEDEDTIMEHLEIKNLSSLVPFLESKGIYFKDIEALVKLTSLVGNVNEVLPKARELVRNIEMDKALNKLQELSNRINEFDPRIQIKLDFTLTKRFNYYTDTIFELYAGGMHVPIVSGGRYNKLAEQYGEPRPAVGFGMNLSLVIDYNESTVEDIVTIAVAKGRITKEVVERLVAGGLKFPEYESGTRKLLINDSENKFRLVLVKSPDVPTYVESGAADLGIVGSDILDEGEFDGYILRNTDIGKCRMSFAKLADKKMPKGNSFTVASKYPRLTSEYLKSQGVNANIIKLNGSVELGPIVGLSDIIVDIVESGNTLRENGLVEMESFMDISSKIICNKVAFKTKQAAVEEFLERFDQNIGN, from the coding sequence ATGAATTATGAAGTTGCCGGCTCCAGCACATTAATCGGAGATAGTATCAAGAGGTTGAGGGAAGTTACGGGGGCATTGATAGAAGAGTCAGAAAAATTAGGTTATGAGGAAATCATAATGCCTAACTTTGAAGATTATGATTTATACAAAAACCATAGAGGAATCGACAGACTTAAAATGGTCAAAACCATAGATAATGATGGTAGAGTATTGGTGTTAAGGCCTGATGCAACAATTGGGATAACGAGATATGTATGCAATAATTTCCCGATATCTGAAGCTCCTGTAAAACTCTTCTACATATCCACGATTTTCAGAGAATTTAAAGGAGTTAAAAAAACCGGCCGAGATTTTATCCAAGGTGGAGTTGAGTATTTTGGGGTGGATGATATATCTTGTGAAGAAGAAATCATTCAGCTGGCAGTGAATATTATCAGAAAGATCAACATAAACAATCTTCAACTAGGACTTGGAAGTGCAGCTTATTTAAGCGGTTTTTTATCCACTCTAAAGCTATCTAAAGAAGATGAAGATACCATAATGGAGCATTTAGAAATAAAGAACCTGAGTTCATTGGTTCCTTTCCTAGAATCTAAAGGCATTTACTTTAAAGACATAGAAGCATTGGTGAAACTGACTTCACTGGTAGGTAATGTGAATGAAGTACTTCCTAAAGCAAGAGAACTCGTGAGAAACATAGAAATGGACAAAGCGCTAAATAAACTCCAAGAACTTAGTAATCGTATAAACGAGTTTGATCCTAGAATACAGATAAAACTTGATTTTACCCTTACGAAAAGATTCAACTACTATACAGATACTATTTTCGAATTATATGCTGGCGGTATGCATGTCCCTATAGTTTCAGGAGGAAGGTACAATAAACTCGCAGAACAATACGGCGAACCAAGACCTGCAGTCGGATTCGGAATGAACTTAAGCCTGGTAATAGACTATAACGAAAGCACTGTCGAAGATATTGTAACCATTGCCGTTGCGAAGGGAAGAATTACAAAAGAAGTTGTAGAGAGACTTGTAGCAGGAGGTCTGAAATTTCCTGAATACGAAAGTGGAACGAGAAAGCTTCTTATCAATGACAGTGAGAATAAATTCAGATTAGTACTTGTTAAATCACCGGATGTACCGACATATGTTGAATCCGGTGCAGCTGATTTAGGAATAGTCGGTTCAGATATCCTGGATGAAGGTGAGTTTGACGGCTATATACTGAGAAATACTGATATCGGCAAATGCAGAATGTCATTCGCAAAACTTGCAGATAAAAAGATGCCAAAGGGAAATTCATTTACAGTAGCGAGCAAGTATCCCCGATTGACATCAGAATACCTGAAGAGTCAGGGGGTCAATGCCAATATAATAAAACTAAATGGATCAGTGGAACTTGGACCAATAGTCGGACTTTCGGATATCATAGTTGATATTGTAGAAAGCGGAAATACCCTAAGGGAAAACGGATTGGTAGAGATGGAAAGCTTTATGGATATTTCATCCAAGATTATTTGTAATAAAGTTGCGTTTAAGACGAAACAGGCTGCAGTAGAAGAGTTCCTGGAAAGATTTGACCAAAATATAGGAAATTAA
- a CDS encoding branched-chain amino acid ABC transporter permease, translated as MNKTKKISYITTIVIVLILYFILIGLMQAGVISRFAKGILVIIAINIILAVSLNVTVGCLGQITLGHAGFMSVGAYSAALFTKSGIIPGIPGYLIGILVGGAVAGLVGIIVGVPALRLKGDYLAIITLAFGEIIRVLIEYFDFTGGAQGLIGIPRYQNFTIIFFVTVLSVAAMFSIMTSRHGRAVLAIREDEIASDAAGIDTTFYKTFAFTISAIFAGVAGALYAHHMGVLGAKQFDYNYSIAILVMVVLGGMGSFTGATLSAVVLTILPEALRGFNDYRMILYSLILIIMMLFRPIGLLGRKEFEITKIIDKLIKKPGDNAI; from the coding sequence ATGAATAAGACTAAGAAAATTTCGTATATAACTACGATTGTAATCGTATTAATTTTATATTTTATCCTTATAGGACTTATGCAAGCAGGCGTAATATCGAGATTTGCCAAGGGTATTCTCGTTATCATAGCGATTAATATCATTCTTGCAGTAAGTCTAAATGTTACCGTAGGATGTTTGGGACAGATAACACTGGGTCATGCAGGATTTATGTCAGTGGGTGCTTATTCTGCAGCACTATTTACTAAATCAGGTATAATACCGGGAATTCCAGGATACTTGATTGGAATCCTCGTAGGCGGAGCAGTAGCGGGGCTTGTAGGAATTATAGTAGGTGTACCTGCACTTAGGTTGAAAGGTGATTACCTTGCCATTATAACCTTGGCATTCGGTGAGATAATTCGTGTACTGATAGAGTATTTTGATTTTACCGGCGGTGCACAAGGACTTATAGGAATTCCAAGATATCAAAACTTCACTATAATATTTTTTGTAACTGTTTTATCAGTGGCTGCCATGTTTTCTATAATGACATCAAGGCATGGTAGAGCAGTACTGGCAATAAGAGAAGATGAAATTGCAAGTGATGCAGCAGGAATAGATACTACATTTTATAAAACATTTGCTTTTACAATCTCGGCAATATTTGCAGGAGTTGCAGGCGCACTATATGCACATCATATGGGAGTGCTTGGAGCAAAACAGTTCGATTATAACTATTCTATAGCCATCCTGGTAATGGTAGTACTTGGAGGAATGGGAAGCTTCACAGGAGCAACACTGTCAGCGGTAGTTCTTACAATCCTTCCTGAAGCACTAAGAGGATTTAATGACTATAGAATGATACTATATTCTCTAATTCTGATTATAATGATGTTATTCAGACCGATTGGTTTACTTGGCAGAAAGGAATTTGAGATTACTAAGATTATCGATAAACTTATTAAAAAACCCGGAGATAATGCGATATGA
- a CDS encoding ABC transporter substrate-binding protein gives MKKFRVLWLIVAAILLITACGGGGEKTTAPDDKKTEDAGKSGDTIKVGGLAPLTGDVAIYGVTATNGVKLAFEEINANGGILGKQVEYVVYDEKGDPTEAVTAYNRLVDEGIVALIGDVTSKPTLAVAEVAKNDGIPMITPTGTQKNITEGKENVFRTCYIDPFQGVILAKLAQKDLNAKTVAIISNTSDDYSQGVKNTFVEEAKKLGLEVVADEFYTVDDTDFKSQLTKMVALKPDVLVISDYYKYVALISAQAKEVGLESKLIGPDGWDGVLETLDKSNMDAVQDALFTNHFSVKDTAEKVKNFVDAYKAKYNESPSAFAALGYDTAYVLKQAMESAGSVDKKAVVDAIKAIEFEGVTGKFKYDEENNPIKAVTVMKIDNGEYVFYSVEE, from the coding sequence ATGAAAAAGTTTAGAGTTTTATGGCTTATAGTTGCAGCTATTTTACTTATAACCGCCTGTGGTGGAGGTGGAGAGAAAACCACGGCTCCGGATGATAAGAAAACTGAAGATGCAGGTAAGTCCGGAGACACTATTAAAGTAGGAGGACTTGCACCACTTACCGGTGATGTTGCAATTTACGGAGTTACTGCCACCAATGGAGTTAAGTTAGCGTTTGAGGAGATAAATGCTAATGGTGGAATACTTGGTAAGCAAGTTGAATATGTTGTATATGATGAAAAAGGAGATCCAACTGAGGCTGTTACTGCATATAATAGATTGGTAGATGAGGGAATTGTAGCATTAATCGGTGATGTTACTTCTAAACCTACACTTGCTGTTGCAGAAGTTGCTAAAAATGATGGAATCCCAATGATTACACCAACTGGAACTCAGAAGAATATAACTGAGGGTAAGGAAAATGTATTTAGAACTTGTTATATTGACCCATTCCAAGGCGTAATACTTGCGAAATTAGCTCAAAAAGATCTTAATGCAAAAACTGTTGCTATAATTTCAAATACATCAGACGATTACTCACAAGGTGTTAAGAATACTTTTGTTGAAGAAGCTAAGAAGTTGGGATTGGAAGTAGTAGCTGATGAATTCTACACCGTAGACGATACAGATTTTAAATCTCAGCTAACTAAAATGGTAGCACTTAAACCTGATGTACTGGTTATTTCCGATTATTATAAATATGTAGCACTTATTTCAGCACAAGCTAAAGAAGTTGGACTTGAATCTAAATTAATAGGTCCTGATGGATGGGATGGAGTACTTGAAACTCTTGACAAGTCAAATATGGATGCAGTTCAAGATGCACTGTTTACTAATCACTTCTCCGTTAAAGACACTGCTGAAAAAGTTAAAAACTTCGTTGATGCTTATAAGGCTAAGTACAACGAGAGTCCTTCAGCATTTGCAGCGCTTGGATACGATACTGCATATGTTCTAAAGCAAGCTATGGAAAGTGCCGGTAGCGTAGATAAGAAAGCTGTAGTAGATGCTATAAAAGCAATTGAATTTGAAGGGGTAACAGGAAAGTTTAAATACGATGAAGAAAACAATCCTATAAAAGCCGTAACAGTAATGAAGATAGATAATGGTGAATATGTATTTTATTCAGTAGAAGAATAA
- the hisIE gene encoding bifunctional phosphoribosyl-AMP cyclohydrolase/phosphoribosyl-ATP diphosphatase HisIE, translating to MKKNKIVACLDVSGGMLVKGVKFDEIVSIKDPVEAGLKYAENGIDELVYYDISATVEDRGIFEKPIIELSKRIGIPFTVGGGIKNLEDIERVLKLGADKVSINSAAVSNPELISQAASKFGSKKIVGSMDVKKSGDSWVVYLGAGKVETGIDAVEWAIKLEELGAGELCINSIDNDGVKTGFDLELVKKISSSVKIPTVASGGAGEYQHFIDAYEAGAVSALGASVFHFGILDIGTLKEKITEYTLGKLKFDSLGLIPAIVQDALSKKVLMQAYMNRESLAKTIETGSSWFYSRSRQELWEKGATSGNTQRVVSLSADCDYDSLLMEVLPDGPACHTGEVSCYYNEIVKFTDSVDRNVLFEEFDLIKDRVVNPKPGAYTDYLLSEGVDKICKKIGEEAAETIIAAKNNSREELIYEAADLLYHLNVLLVDRGIELDDIMREIMKRGSKSY from the coding sequence TTGAAAAAGAATAAAATTGTAGCTTGCTTAGATGTCTCCGGAGGGATGCTGGTTAAGGGAGTTAAATTTGATGAAATAGTGAGTATAAAAGACCCGGTAGAAGCAGGACTTAAATATGCAGAAAACGGGATAGATGAGCTAGTATACTACGACATATCTGCAACAGTAGAGGATAGAGGAATCTTTGAAAAGCCAATCATTGAGCTTTCTAAAAGGATTGGCATACCTTTTACGGTAGGAGGAGGAATCAAAAACCTGGAAGATATAGAAAGAGTATTAAAACTTGGAGCAGATAAAGTCTCGATAAACTCAGCAGCAGTTTCAAATCCAGAGCTTATATCTCAGGCCGCATCTAAATTCGGCAGTAAGAAAATCGTAGGAAGCATGGATGTTAAAAAGAGTGGTGATTCTTGGGTAGTATACCTCGGTGCAGGCAAGGTAGAGACCGGTATTGATGCTGTTGAATGGGCTATTAAACTGGAAGAACTTGGAGCGGGAGAACTTTGCATCAATTCCATAGACAATGATGGAGTTAAAACCGGCTTTGACTTGGAACTGGTGAAGAAAATATCTTCATCTGTAAAAATACCGACAGTCGCATCAGGAGGAGCAGGTGAATACCAACACTTTATAGATGCCTATGAAGCGGGAGCAGTCAGTGCACTTGGAGCATCGGTGTTTCACTTCGGTATATTAGACATAGGAACCCTAAAGGAAAAGATAACAGAATATACCCTAGGCAAGTTAAAGTTCGACTCTTTAGGGCTAATACCAGCAATAGTACAAGATGCACTCTCTAAAAAGGTCCTCATGCAGGCCTATATGAATAGAGAATCTCTTGCCAAGACGATAGAAACGGGAAGCAGCTGGTTTTACAGTAGATCGAGACAAGAACTCTGGGAAAAAGGAGCTACATCCGGAAACACTCAAAGAGTAGTATCATTATCAGCAGATTGCGATTACGACTCATTATTAATGGAGGTTCTTCCTGACGGTCCTGCATGCCATACGGGAGAGGTATCCTGTTACTACAATGAAATTGTGAAATTCACTGACTCGGTCGACAGGAATGTACTTTTTGAAGAGTTTGATTTAATAAAGGATAGAGTAGTGAATCCAAAACCCGGAGCCTATACAGACTACTTGCTTAGTGAAGGCGTCGATAAAATCTGTAAAAAGATTGGTGAAGAAGCTGCAGAAACCATAATAGCTGCCAAGAATAACTCCAGAGAAGAGCTGATATATGAAGCAGCAGATTTACTGTATCATTTGAATGTTCTTTTGGTTGACAGGGGAATTGAACTCGATGATATAATGAGGGAAATAATGAAAAGGGGATCGAAAAGTTATTGA
- the hisJ gene encoding histidinol-phosphatase HisJ has protein sequence MRIKTDSHTHTEYCPHGSGEYAEEMIRRAIELGYENYSITEHAPLPEEFLPSDVSKIYAMDEFNMKSSEVEHYLKSMHRLKDKYKSEINIKVGFEFDYIEGYEEYLRDFLDEYHGCIDDSIISVHFLRGAGGLRAIDFSPSDFKEGILDFYGSFKEVENAYFKTIAALIKADLGEYKPRRIGHITIYRKFEKYNFDGGESIPKASIPDFIAQMLLEKNIQLDYNLSGYKKPYLKDSCPPAYLLDSLTKKGIILVPGSDAHSSKDLWSEEDLALIK, from the coding sequence ATGCGAATCAAAACCGACAGTCATACTCATACTGAATACTGTCCTCATGGCAGTGGGGAATATGCAGAAGAGATGATTAGGCGCGCCATAGAACTTGGCTACGAAAACTATAGTATTACGGAGCATGCACCGCTCCCTGAGGAATTTTTACCTAGTGATGTTTCCAAAATCTACGCCATGGATGAATTTAATATGAAGAGTTCCGAGGTGGAACATTACTTAAAGTCAATGCATAGACTGAAGGACAAATACAAATCTGAGATTAATATAAAAGTTGGATTTGAATTTGATTATATCGAAGGTTATGAAGAATACCTTAGGGATTTCCTGGATGAGTATCATGGATGCATAGACGATTCGATTATTTCAGTTCACTTTTTACGGGGCGCGGGGGGATTAAGAGCAATTGATTTTAGTCCATCTGATTTTAAAGAAGGAATCCTAGATTTTTATGGCAGCTTTAAAGAGGTTGAAAACGCCTACTTCAAGACTATAGCTGCGCTCATTAAAGCTGATTTAGGAGAGTACAAACCAAGACGAATCGGCCATATAACTATTTATAGAAAATTTGAAAAATACAATTTTGACGGGGGAGAAAGTATTCCAAAAGCAAGTATACCGGATTTTATCGCCCAAATGCTGCTTGAGAAAAATATTCAATTGGACTACAATTTAAGTGGATACAAAAAGCCTTATCTTAAAGATAGCTGTCCACCGGCTTATTTATTGGACAGTCTAACTAAAAAGGGGATAATCTTGGTTCCCGGTTCCGATGCTCATTCTTCAAAGGACTTATGGAGTGAAGAGGATTTGGCATTAATTAAGTAA
- a CDS encoding cell wall-binding repeat-containing protein translates to MAIAPVAYIKSMPILLVKKDEVPEVIKTEIREMDEIVVIGGEGTISKSAKEILAK, encoded by the coding sequence CTGGCAATTGCTCCGGTAGCTTACATTAAATCAATGCCAATACTATTGGTTAAGAAAGATGAAGTACCTGAAGTAATAAAAACTGAGATTAGGGAAATGGATGAAATAGTTGTAATCGGAGGAGAAGGAACCATTTCTAAATCTGCTAAAGAGATCTTAGCTAAATAA
- a CDS encoding ABC transporter ATP-binding protein yields the protein MEAILNAMDIGINFGGLKAVDEFNITVDKGELVGLIGPNGAGKTTVFNMLTGVYEPTVGNIYLNGMGLNKVKTHEIVKKGMARTFQNIRLFGNLTVLQNVLIANNHEMKYGFFSGMFRTLKYWREEKEAEQKALELLKFFDLDKAANWRANSLPYGDQRKLEIARALATNPKLLLLDEPAAGMNPNETQELMDTISKIRKEFDIAILLIEHDMKLVLGLCERLIVLDHGKIIAQGNPEEVVNDKAVIKAYLGEEVVA from the coding sequence ATGGAAGCCATATTAAATGCAATGGATATAGGAATAAACTTTGGTGGGCTTAAAGCAGTTGACGAATTTAACATAACTGTAGATAAAGGAGAACTCGTAGGCCTTATTGGTCCAAATGGAGCAGGGAAAACTACGGTATTTAATATGCTTACAGGTGTTTATGAACCAACTGTTGGAAATATATATCTAAATGGAATGGGACTAAATAAAGTAAAAACTCATGAAATAGTTAAAAAGGGAATGGCTAGAACCTTCCAGAATATAAGACTATTTGGAAACCTTACAGTACTTCAAAACGTACTTATAGCAAATAATCATGAGATGAAATATGGATTCTTTTCCGGTATGTTTAGAACTCTAAAATATTGGCGCGAAGAAAAAGAAGCAGAACAAAAGGCTTTGGAACTGCTTAAGTTTTTTGACTTAGACAAAGCTGCAAATTGGAGAGCAAACTCTCTTCCTTATGGAGATCAGAGAAAACTGGAAATCGCCAGAGCTCTAGCCACAAATCCCAAATTGCTTTTATTGGACGAGCCTGCTGCGGGAATGAACCCCAATGAAACTCAAGAATTAATGGATACGATATCTAAGATTAGAAAGGAATTTGACATCGCCATACTACTCATAGAACACGACATGAAGCTGGTACTTGGTCTATGCGAAAGACTTATCGTACTGGATCACGGAAAGATAATAGCACAAGGGAATCCGGAAGAAGTTGTAAATGATAAGGCGGTAATCAAAGCGTATCTTGGAGAGGAAGTGGTGGCTTAA
- the hisD gene encoding histidinol dehydrogenase, with translation MKIIKVSRDLDKKKLVKEYLDRTDNPDPEIESAVAEIIRSVKQYGDESLRYYTKGFDRVEIEDFRVSESELNEAVSIVGEDFINVLKRAYKNIYEFHSKQLESTWFNDFRPGVKLGQKITPIERVGIYVPGGTAGYPSTVLMTAIPAVVAGVGSIAMVSPPNDKGKIDPYILAAAYVCGVKEIYKVGGAQAIAALAYGTESIEAVNKIVGPGNIFVATAKKQVFGTVGIDMIAGPSEIGILADKNANPSYIAADLLSQAEHDTKAAPVLVTDDFEFAELVVKEVGIIKDELSRNEIIEQSLKNYGTIFVTESKEESIELMNIVAPEHLEILWDNAEDYIDSIVNAGAIFLGQYTPEPLGDYFAGPNHTLPTGGTARFSSPLGVYDYIKRSSLISYNREALMKEADDIMQFAKNERLTAHAKSIELRTK, from the coding sequence ATGAAAATTATTAAAGTAAGTAGAGATTTGGACAAGAAAAAACTGGTAAAAGAGTATTTGGACAGAACGGATAACCCTGATCCTGAAATTGAATCAGCAGTTGCAGAAATTATCAGATCAGTTAAACAGTACGGAGATGAATCTTTAAGATATTATACCAAAGGATTCGACAGGGTTGAGATTGAGGATTTTAGAGTATCTGAATCTGAACTTAACGAAGCCGTCTCCATAGTGGGTGAAGATTTTATAAATGTACTTAAAAGGGCATATAAGAATATATACGAGTTTCACAGTAAGCAATTGGAATCAACTTGGTTTAATGATTTCAGACCGGGTGTAAAACTAGGACAGAAAATTACCCCTATAGAAAGAGTGGGAATATACGTGCCGGGAGGAACTGCAGGCTATCCTTCAACAGTATTAATGACCGCCATTCCTGCAGTGGTTGCGGGAGTGGGTTCTATTGCCATGGTGAGTCCACCGAACGACAAAGGTAAGATAGATCCATATATTCTGGCTGCAGCATATGTCTGTGGTGTAAAAGAGATATACAAAGTAGGAGGAGCACAAGCAATCGCTGCGCTTGCTTATGGAACCGAGAGTATCGAAGCAGTAAACAAAATAGTCGGCCCGGGAAATATCTTCGTTGCCACAGCTAAAAAACAGGTTTTCGGAACTGTCGGCATTGATATGATTGCAGGACCTAGTGAAATCGGAATACTTGCAGATAAAAACGCAAATCCTTCCTATATAGCTGCAGACCTACTTTCTCAAGCTGAACATGACACCAAAGCCGCACCTGTATTAGTGACAGATGATTTTGAATTTGCAGAGCTGGTTGTTAAAGAGGTCGGTATAATCAAAGATGAACTGTCACGAAATGAAATAATTGAGCAATCCTTAAAGAATTACGGTACAATATTTGTAACCGAATCAAAAGAAGAATCCATAGAACTGATGAACATTGTAGCTCCTGAACACTTAGAAATACTTTGGGATAATGCCGAAGATTATATTGATTCAATTGTAAATGCAGGAGCGATATTCTTAGGGCAATATACTCCTGAACCGCTTGGAGACTACTTTGCAGGACCTAACCATACACTTCCGACAGGTGGTACTGCAAGGTTTTCATCACCACTTGGAGTATATGATTACATTAAAAGATCCAGCTTAATCTCCTATAATAGGGAAGCTCTGATGAAAGAAGCCGACGATATCATGCAGTTTGCTAAAAATGAAAGGCTAACTGCTCATGCAAAGTCGATAGAGCTGAGAACAAAATAA